In Pedobacter sp. WC2423, the following are encoded in one genomic region:
- the ribH gene encoding 6,7-dimethyl-8-ribityllumazine synthase, protein MATQLKNLSDFSHTTVPDGATYKFAIAVAEWNAEVTGSLYKGALETLLKHGVKEENIISLAVPGSFELTGAAEILLKKHADLDAVICLGCVIQGETRHFDFICDAIANGITQVGIKYSKPVIFGVLTTNDLQQAVERSGGKHGNKGDEAAFTAIKMAHLLHTA, encoded by the coding sequence ATGGCAACACAATTAAAAAATCTATCTGACTTCTCTCATACTACTGTTCCTGATGGTGCAACTTATAAATTCGCTATTGCAGTTGCTGAATGGAATGCAGAAGTAACTGGCAGCTTGTATAAAGGTGCATTAGAAACACTTTTAAAACATGGCGTTAAAGAAGAGAATATTATTTCTTTAGCTGTTCCTGGAAGTTTTGAATTGACTGGCGCAGCAGAGATCCTGTTGAAGAAACATGCAGATCTGGATGCAGTAATCTGTCTTGGATGTGTAATACAGGGAGAAACCAGGCATTTTGATTTTATCTGTGATGCCATAGCAAATGGAATCACCCAAGTAGGAATTAAGTATAGTAAACCAGTAATTTTTGGTGTATTAACAACCAATGATTTACAGCAGGCAGTAGAAAGATCTGGTGGTAAGCATGGTAACAAAGGTGACGAGGCTGCTTTTACAGCAATAAAAATGGCTCATTTATTGCACACTGCTTAA
- a CDS encoding tetratricopeptide repeat protein: MSTTEKEVNHNVRKGSFLEENSKSLLFIAAAVIVLVIIYFWYQNVYLKDRAEEASAKMYKAEQYVGVDSLANKAISGDAGYPGFEKIAEEYNNTKSANLANLYLGGIYLRKGEYKKATEVLGKYSETGSPVADPLALGMLGDAYSELKDYSQAITYYKKAADKSSNKFTSPLFLKKLGLVYESQKDYKNAEDAYNKIKNEFPASQEATMIDEYIARVTAAQGK, encoded by the coding sequence ATGTCCACAACAGAAAAAGAAGTAAATCATAACGTTAGAAAAGGTTCATTCTTAGAGGAAAACTCTAAAAGCCTTTTATTCATTGCCGCAGCGGTAATCGTATTAGTGATCATATACTTTTGGTATCAGAATGTATATTTAAAGGACAGAGCTGAAGAGGCTTCTGCAAAAATGTACAAAGCAGAACAATATGTTGGGGTAGATTCTCTGGCTAACAAAGCAATCAGCGGAGATGCAGGTTATCCTGGATTTGAAAAAATCGCAGAAGAATACAACAATACTAAATCAGCGAACTTAGCAAACCTTTACCTTGGTGGAATTTATTTACGTAAAGGTGAATACAAAAAAGCGACTGAAGTTTTAGGTAAATACTCAGAAACAGGAAGCCCTGTTGCAGATCCGTTAGCATTAGGAATGTTAGGTGATGCTTACAGCGAGCTGAAAGACTATAGTCAGGCGATTACTTATTACAAGAAAGCAGCTGACAAATCAAGCAATAAATTTACTTCTCCATTGTTCCTTAAAAAACTAGGATTAGTTTACGAATCACAAAAAGACTATAAAAACGCAGAAGATGCTTATAACAAAATCAAAAATGAGTTCCCTGCAAGTCAGGAAGCTACCATGATTGATGAGTATATTGCACGTGTTACTGCTGCACAAGGAAAATAA
- a CDS encoding DNA replication/repair protein RecF, which translates to MWLKNITLLNFKNYSDADLRFSKTVNAFIGNNGAGKTNLLDAIHYLCLCKSYFNPIDSQQIKTAEELFMIQGDFDRQEKNEKITCGVKKNQKKQFKRNKKEYDKLASHIGLFPLVMISPYDVTIIMDGSEERRKFMDNVISQTDSQYLDELMLYNRHLLNRNALLKQIATTRRYDPALLEIFNEQLIGCGEKIFAKRKQFMVDYIELFNKYYQYLTEDAEEVCLNYQSQLNDTPFETLLLQSVEKDKVLERTTTGIHKDDLIFTIRDMPLKKFGSQGQQKSFLIALKLAQYAYVEKYKGFKPLLLLDDIFDKLDERRMHKLMEMVSHHDFGQIFITDTGKERVLNIFDKIKVPVTLFEVINGGIQHA; encoded by the coding sequence ATGTGGTTAAAAAACATTACTCTGCTCAACTTCAAGAATTATTCTGATGCTGATTTACGGTTTTCAAAAACAGTGAACGCATTTATTGGGAATAATGGTGCCGGGAAGACCAATTTACTGGATGCGATTCACTACCTGTGCCTTTGCAAGAGCTATTTCAATCCGATTGACAGTCAGCAGATCAAAACTGCTGAAGAACTTTTCATGATCCAGGGCGATTTTGACCGTCAGGAAAAAAACGAGAAGATCACCTGTGGTGTCAAGAAGAATCAGAAAAAGCAATTTAAGCGGAATAAAAAAGAATATGATAAGCTGGCCAGCCATATCGGGCTGTTTCCATTGGTGATGATTTCGCCCTATGATGTCACCATTATTATGGACGGGAGTGAAGAACGCCGTAAGTTTATGGACAATGTGATTTCTCAAACGGATTCACAGTACCTGGATGAGCTGATGTTGTACAACAGGCACCTGCTCAACAGAAATGCGTTATTGAAACAGATTGCAACCACGCGCCGGTATGATCCTGCCTTACTCGAAATATTCAATGAACAATTGATTGGCTGCGGAGAGAAGATTTTTGCAAAGCGCAAGCAATTTATGGTGGATTATATAGAACTGTTCAATAAATACTATCAATATCTGACCGAAGATGCCGAAGAGGTCTGCTTAAATTATCAATCTCAGCTGAATGATACTCCTTTTGAAACCTTATTGCTTCAATCTGTAGAAAAAGATAAAGTACTCGAAAGAACAACTACCGGAATTCACAAAGATGATCTGATTTTTACGATCCGCGACATGCCTTTAAAGAAGTTCGGTTCACAAGGACAGCAAAAATCTTTTTTGATCGCGTTAAAACTGGCACAATATGCTTATGTGGAAAAATATAAAGGCTTCAAACCTTTATTGTTATTAGATGATATTTTTGATAAGCTCGACGAACGCCGGATGCATAAACTGATGGAAATGGTTTCTCACCATGACTTCGGGCAGATCTTTATTACCGATACCGGAAAAGAAAGAGTGTTGAATATTTTCGATAAGATCAAAGTTCCCGTAACTTTATTTGAAGTAATTAACGGAGGTATACAACATGCGTAA
- a CDS encoding DUF721 domain-containing protein produces MRKPNDMTLKDAISKMLSVYRLKGKFDETGVVAMWPEIMGTAIGNRTTQIYIAHKKLFVRIESSVIKNELLMVRTGIIQKLNERAGSEVINEIVFL; encoded by the coding sequence ATGCGTAAACCTAATGACATGACCCTGAAAGACGCCATTTCGAAAATGCTGTCTGTTTACAGGTTAAAGGGGAAGTTTGATGAAACGGGCGTGGTCGCTATGTGGCCGGAAATTATGGGGACTGCAATTGGAAACCGGACGACGCAAATCTATATTGCGCATAAAAAATTATTTGTCCGGATTGAATCTTCAGTGATTAAAAATGAGCTGTTAATGGTAAGAACCGGCATCATCCAGAAACTGAATGAACGTGCCGGTTCAGAGGTCATCAATGAAATTGTATTTTTATAG
- a CDS encoding FKBP-type peptidyl-prolyl cis-trans isomerase has protein sequence MKKLMITLLIPFCGYAVTAQTKRKPATKKTPVKSAVASARMTSLADSASYAFGISMGSGLKTNGLKALNYDLLIKGLKDAFQGQKPLLNEQASQKAIGDLFKTITMEKYAPQIAKEKSFLEGNLKQINVRNTASGLQYIVITPGEGPKPKPTDNVLVNYKGTLLDGKQFDSSYDRKEPLSIAVNRVIPGWTEGLQLMSPGSKYKFFIPYQLAYGERAMGKDIPPYSTLIFEVELLKINGK, from the coding sequence ATGAAGAAATTAATGATTACCCTTTTGATTCCTTTTTGCGGTTATGCGGTAACTGCACAGACTAAACGTAAACCTGCAACCAAAAAAACACCTGTAAAATCAGCTGTTGCCTCAGCAAGAATGACCAGCCTTGCAGATTCAGCAAGTTACGCTTTCGGTATTTCTATGGGTTCCGGCTTAAAAACCAATGGTTTGAAAGCACTGAACTACGATTTACTGATTAAAGGTTTGAAAGATGCTTTTCAGGGACAAAAGCCGTTATTAAACGAGCAGGCTTCACAAAAAGCAATCGGAGATCTATTTAAAACAATTACCATGGAAAAATATGCACCACAGATAGCTAAGGAAAAAAGTTTCCTGGAAGGCAATCTGAAACAGATTAATGTTAGAAATACGGCAAGTGGCTTACAGTATATAGTGATTACACCTGGCGAAGGGCCAAAACCAAAGCCTACAGACAATGTACTGGTGAATTATAAAGGCACTTTACTGGACGGAAAACAATTTGATAGTTCTTATGATAGAAAAGAGCCGCTTTCGATTGCAGTAAACAGGGTAATTCCAGGATGGACAGAAGGTTTACAACTGATGTCTCCGGGTTCAAAATATAAATTCTTTATCCCTTATCAGTTAGCTTATGGCGAACGTGCGATGGGAAAAGATATTCCTCCTTACAGTACGCTGATTTTTGAAGTTGAATTATTAAAAATAAACGGTAAGTAA
- a CDS encoding nucleoside-diphosphate kinase — MTTNRTFTMIKPDAVANGHIGAIINDITAAGFKIIALKYTQLTAETAGKFYEVHKDRPFYGDLVSFMSSGPIVAAILEKDNAIEDFRKLIGATNPADAAEGTIRQKYAKSIDANAVHGSDSDENAAIEGDFFFTAAERF, encoded by the coding sequence ATGACTACAAACAGAACATTTACAATGATTAAGCCAGATGCAGTTGCAAATGGACATATCGGAGCAATTATCAATGACATTACTGCTGCTGGTTTCAAAATCATTGCTTTAAAATACACTCAATTAACAGCTGAAACTGCTGGTAAATTCTATGAAGTACACAAAGATCGTCCATTTTATGGTGATTTAGTTAGCTTCATGTCTTCTGGACCAATCGTAGCTGCTATTCTTGAAAAAGACAATGCTATTGAAGATTTCAGAAAATTAATCGGTGCTACAAACCCTGCTGATGCAGCGGAAGGTACTATCCGTCAAAAATATGCCAAGTCTATCGATGCGAACGCTGTTCACGGATCTGATTCGGATGAGAATGCTGCAATCGAAGGAGATTTCTTTTTCACTGCTGCTGAACGTTTCTAG
- a CDS encoding bifunctional oligoribonuclease/PAP phosphatase NrnA gives MLSLSQLKTLLATPQKIVITTHHKPDGDAMGSSLGLYAYLIQKGHHVKVITPTDYPYFLHWLPNNSDVMIYTEAKEEAEQLVADAALVFCLDFNTLSRINELGEVIRNSSAFKVMIDHHLDPEDFDDYRHWSINACAAAQLVYDFIVNELNDGTMMNKDIATCLYTGIMTDSGSFRFPSATSAVYRIGADLIDAGAEHWRIHQLVYDNATENRLRFLGNCLTNKLEIIREFNTAIISVTAEELKRFSIVTGDTEGIVNYALSINGIKLAAFIIERTDKVKLSLRSTGDFPANEICKKFFNGGGHRNAAGGYSDLKLEGTIAYFKSILPEYKTQLLQ, from the coding sequence ATGCTATCCCTTTCCCAACTCAAAACATTGCTGGCAACGCCGCAGAAAATTGTAATTACTACACACCATAAACCTGATGGCGATGCTATGGGCTCTTCTTTGGGCTTATATGCATATTTGATCCAGAAAGGACACCATGTTAAAGTAATTACCCCAACAGATTATCCGTATTTCTTACACTGGTTACCAAATAACTCTGATGTAATGATTTATACAGAAGCCAAAGAAGAAGCGGAGCAATTAGTTGCTGATGCAGCACTGGTATTCTGTCTGGACTTCAATACCCTGAGCCGTATCAACGAATTAGGAGAAGTGATCCGGAATTCATCTGCCTTTAAAGTCATGATTGACCATCACCTTGATCCTGAAGATTTTGATGATTACAGGCACTGGAGTATCAATGCTTGTGCAGCAGCCCAGTTAGTTTACGACTTTATTGTCAATGAACTGAACGATGGGACAATGATGAACAAAGACATTGCTACCTGTTTATATACCGGTATCATGACTGATTCAGGCTCATTCCGTTTCCCTTCTGCAACTTCTGCAGTTTACCGTATTGGTGCTGATCTGATTGATGCGGGAGCAGAACACTGGCGTATTCACCAATTAGTGTATGACAATGCTACGGAAAACCGCCTGCGTTTTCTGGGGAACTGTCTGACTAATAAACTGGAAATCATCAGAGAATTTAATACGGCTATTATTTCAGTGACCGCCGAAGAACTTAAACGCTTCAGCATCGTTACCGGTGATACAGAAGGTATTGTAAACTATGCACTTTCTATTAATGGGATCAAATTAGCAGCTTTCATCATTGAAAGAACAGATAAAGTTAAATTATCTTTGCGTTCTACTGGTGATTTTCCTGCGAATGAGATTTGTAAGAAGTTTTTCAACGGTGGAGGACACAGAAATGCAGCCGGCGGATATTCAGATTTGAAACTGGAAGGCACGATTGCATACTTTAAATCTATTTTACCGGAGTATAAAACACAATTATTGCAGTAA
- a CDS encoding FKBP-type peptidyl-prolyl cis-trans isomerase: MKKTLVILFAATLGLAACNNFKKGPGGLMYTIHKTEGKDKIVEGDIIKINAIQKTEKDSVTSSTYDIQQPAVFPVSKKQWAGDISDALMLLAEGDSATFKIDLDSMAKYSNQPKPATQKDKYMVFTVKIEKVMHKAKGEADSTFQKKATEFFQKDFQATVAKHKAAEAGKIKNFIEDNKLKVQTTASGLQYVITAPGDAQRATPTDTLMVNYTGKLLTKKSDGKESIFDTSIEKVAKESGKFNAMAQYGPRPFTIGRAIPGFDEGLKLIGKGGKITLIIPSKLAYGEGGMPQGGITPFSPLAFDVEITDIKKPTGAPAAAAPVMAPAAKK, from the coding sequence ATGAAAAAAACATTAGTAATTCTTTTTGCCGCTACACTTGGTTTAGCAGCTTGTAACAACTTCAAAAAAGGTCCGGGAGGCCTGATGTACACGATCCACAAGACTGAAGGAAAAGATAAAATCGTTGAAGGTGACATTATCAAAATCAATGCAATCCAGAAAACTGAGAAAGATTCAGTAACCAGCAGTACTTATGATATTCAGCAACCAGCTGTATTCCCTGTATCTAAAAAACAATGGGCAGGAGATATCTCTGACGCTTTAATGTTATTAGCAGAAGGTGATAGTGCTACTTTCAAAATTGACCTGGATTCAATGGCTAAATATTCAAACCAGCCAAAACCAGCTACTCAAAAAGATAAATACATGGTTTTCACTGTGAAAATCGAAAAAGTAATGCACAAAGCTAAAGGCGAAGCCGATTCAACTTTCCAGAAAAAAGCTACTGAGTTTTTCCAGAAAGATTTCCAGGCTACAGTTGCGAAACATAAAGCTGCTGAAGCAGGTAAAATCAAAAACTTTATCGAAGACAATAAACTAAAAGTACAAACTACTGCTTCTGGTTTACAATATGTAATTACAGCTCCTGGTGATGCACAAAGAGCTACACCTACAGATACTTTAATGGTAAATTACACAGGTAAATTACTAACTAAAAAATCTGATGGTAAAGAAAGCATTTTTGATACAAGTATCGAAAAAGTAGCTAAAGAATCAGGTAAATTCAATGCAATGGCACAATATGGCCCACGTCCATTTACTATTGGAAGAGCAATTCCAGGATTTGACGAAGGTTTGAAGTTAATTGGTAAAGGTGGAAAAATCACTTTAATCATTCCTTCAAAATTAGCTTACGGTGAAGGTGGAATGCCACAAGGCGGTATCACTCCATTCTCTCCATTAGCTTTTGATGTTGAAATTACTGACATCAAAAAACCTACAGGTGCGCCTGCTGCTGCTGCGCCGGTTATGGCTCCTGCTGCTAAAAAATAA